The following coding sequences lie in one Sorghum bicolor cultivar BTx623 chromosome 6, Sorghum_bicolor_NCBIv3, whole genome shotgun sequence genomic window:
- the LOC8068483 gene encoding ethylene-responsive transcription factor ERF008: MQGEYRSSSEESAAAAAAAAAAAAAAAMAPLAAAAAAAVKMEAEQAAMAAAGAAGPQLGSAHQHHQQQMQPRRQYRGVRMRKWGKWVAEIREPHKRTRIWLGSYATAVAAARAYDTAVFYLRGRSARLNFPDEIPSLSLSEGERGDGETDPAADGGGAGTLSAASIRKKAIEVGSRVDALQTGMMVPPPHHRERQRHHHHHHHHHHLPQLRVHAHAEEEHHQQEQKPSPQRPAWSGRVKNPDLNRAPSPESSDAE, encoded by the coding sequence ATGCAGGGCGAGTACCGGTCTTCCAGCGAGGAgtcggcggccgcggccgcggcagcagcagcagcagccgcagccgcTGCCATGGCTCCTCTTGcggccgccgcagccgccgcgGTGAAGATGGAGGCGGAGCAGGCTGCGATGGCGGCGGCCGGTGCGGCGGGGCCGCAGCTGGGGTCGGCGCACCAGCACCACCAGCAGCAGATGCAGCCGCGTCGGCAGTACCGCGGCGTGCGCATGCGGAAGTGGGGCAAGTGGGTGGCGGAGATCCGGGAGCCGCACAAGCGCACGCGCATCTGGCTGGGGTCCTACGCCACggccgtggcggcggcgcgcgcctaCGACACGGCCGTGTTCTACCTTCGCGGCCGGTCGGCGCGGCTCAACTTCCCCGACGAGATCCCCTCGCTGTCGCTGTCGGAGGGCGAGCGCGGGGACGGGGAGACCGACCCCGCCGCCGATGGTGGCGGCGCAGGCACGCTGTCCGCGGCGTCCATCCGGAAGAAGGCCATCGAGGTGGGGTCCCGCGTGGACGCGCTCCAGACCGGCATGATGGTGCCCCCGCCGCACCACCGCGAGCGCCAgaggcaccaccaccaccaccaccaccaccaccacctgccGCAGCTGCGTGTCCACGCGCACGCGGAGGAGGAGCACCACCAGCAGGAGCAGAAGCCGTCGCCGCAGCGGCCAGCGTGGAGCGGGCGCGTCAAGAACCCGGATCTAAACCGGGCGCCGAGCCCCGAGAGCTCCGACGCCGAGTGA
- the LOC8068482 gene encoding probable E3 ubiquitin-protein ligase HIP1, with translation MQGQRNSMEHYADVFGFDIASSSGNPVMDQQSYWNNVLGSVESQNPQGYQMNHSDAAMPYGNEAQQDGTFLGFWESGEASSSGSALNYGSSNNVKTEHLNIGGGLRIGERQLVADNGISLDVDINLNANVNDLCGQSSNVNCTSQGPEQYGGSDRNGINSQPTDLRLHPYRTFLLGAEQADSFTLNPSENPLSDFSLMQESIDQRAGSSLDGRRLACKRKNIEGANGQSSAGASTSFSLRNDNAFYNIASSSYNPAPIRNSSSPNCLPVPSSIEDQLPQYGTNAGLSAGTYDLNGGVHNAGNSQRSFRARTTTSQQIAPCSVWPSSNAIRLSNSWNHQPPHFQNAFDGPQEVIPVVSSLNLQYQHPVNVSGVPQAANRFTGHGASSSRATSLENRNLGSEEVTRRNVVPTNYTDLVPPSAVDLRRLVPEPSNWSSDVRGTAISGSIPPVSRANNSSAANPPAGFNHQNLTRRHPRNLSEEIGRLSGALRGHQPPRLRSGFLLERQGDGVWGVPLSTRGREGRRLMEIRNALEMIHRGENVRLESIFYGGVEIHDRHRDMRLDIDNMSYEELLALEERIGDVSTGLSEEAVIKLLKQRKFSSWRLKASLDPEPCCICQEEYVDGDDLGRLDCGHDFHACCIKQWLVVKNVCPICKNTALKT, from the exons atgcAAGGGCAGAGGAATTCTATGGAGCATTATGCTGATGTTTTTGGATTCGACATTGCATCTAGTTCAGGCAACCCTGTGATGGACCAGCAGTCATATTGGAATAATGTTCTTGGATCAGTAGAATCACAGAATCCTCAAGGTTATCAGATGAATCACAGTGATGCCGCCATGCCATATGGAAATGAGGCACAGCAAGATGGTACATTTCTTGGTTTCTGGGAATCAGGCGAAGCAAGTTCAAGTGGCAGCGCACTAAACTATGGCAGCTCCAACAATGTCAAAACAGAGCATCTTAACATTGGCGGTGGACTGAGGATTGGTGAAAGGCAACTGGTAGCTGACAATGGCATTTCTCTGGATGTGGATATCAACCTTAACGCCAACGTTAACGATCTATGTGGCCAAAGTTCAAATGTTAACTGTACCTCTCAAGGTCCTGAGCAGTATGGTGGCAGTGATCGTAATGGTATAAATTCTCAGCCAACTGACCTGAGATTACACCCATATAGGACATTCCTGCTAGGTGCAGAGCAAGCAGACTCTTTTACTTTGAATCCTAGTGAAAATCCTTTGAGTGATTTTTCACTAATGCAAGAAAGCATTGATCAAAGAGCAGGTAGTTCCCTGGATGGTCGCCGGCTAGCGTGCAAGAGAAAAAATATTGAAGGAGCCAATGGCCAGAGTTCAGCAGGTGCTAGCACAAGTTTTTCCCTCAGGAACGATAATGCTTTCTATAACATTGCTTCTTCAAGTTACAATCCTGCACCTATCAGAAATTCATCCTCTCCCAATTGCTTGCCAGTTCCAAGTTCTATTGAGGATCAACTCCCACAATATGGAACTAATGCAGGGCTCTCAGCCGGTACCTATGACCTTAATGGAGGGGTCCACAATGCTGGGAATTCGCAGAGAAGTTTCCGGGCAAGAACTACCACGTCTCAACAGATTGCTCCCTGTAGTGTATGGCCCTCTTCAAATGCTATCAGGCTTTCTAATTCATGGAATCACCAGCCACCTCATTTTCAAAATGCATTTGATGGTCCCCAGGAAGTTATTCCTGTGGTCAGCAGCCTCAACTTGCAATACCAGCATCCAGTGAATGTTTCTGGTGTGCCACAGGCTGCAAACCGTTTCACTGGCCATGGGGCTTCATCATCGAGAGCTACGAGTTTGGAGAACAGAAATCTTGGTAGTGAAGAGGTTACTAGGAGGAATGTGGTGCCTACCAACTACACTGATTTAGTTCCCCCGTCTGCAGTAGACCTGAGACGTTTGGTGCCAGAACCATCTAACTGGAGTTCTGATGTCCGAGGCACTGCAATATCAGGAAGTATTCCTCCTGTATCAAGAGCTAATAACAGTTCAGCAGCTAATCCACCAGCAGGATTCAATCACCAAAACCTCACCCGTCGCCATCCTCGAAATTTGTCAGAG GAGATTGGTCGTCTATCCGGAGCACTTCGCGGCCATCAACCCCCACGCTTAAGGTCAGGGTTTCTGTTGGAGCGCCAGGGCGATGGTGTTTGGGGTGTTCCTTTATCAACAAGGGGTAGGGAAGGAAGAAGGCTAATGGAG ATTCGGAATGCACTTGAAATGATTCATAGAGGGGAGAATGTAAGGCTTGAG TCTATCTTCTATGGTGGCGTTGAAATTCATGACAGACACAGGGACATGCGCCTTGACATTGACAATATGTCCTATGAG GAACTATTAGCACTTGAGGAAAGAATAGGAGATGTTAGCACTGGCCTCAGCGAGGAAGCTGTGATAAAGTTGCTCAAACAAAGGAAATTTTCATCATGGAGACTGAAAGCATCTTTGGACCCTGAACCGTGTTGTATCTGCCAG GAGGAGTACGTTGATGGAGACGATCTTGGGAGGCTGGACTGCGGGCACGACTTCCACGCTTGCTGCATCAAGCAATGGCTGGTGGTGAAGAACGTGTGCCCCATCTGCAAAAACACCGCATTGAAGACCTGA